A part of Candidatus Brocadia sp. genomic DNA contains:
- a CDS encoding addiction module protein — MIIDTIPQLKKLSNSEKLLLINELWESLSLQEDALPVPDSHKKILDERLREHEANPEQGSAWKEVKTRILKKK, encoded by the coding sequence ATGATTATAGATACAATACCACAATTAAAAAAATTATCCAATTCCGAGAAGCTTTTGCTTATCAATGAGCTGTGGGAGTCTTTATCTTTACAAGAAGATGCTTTACCAGTTCCGGACTCTCACAAAAAAATATTGGACGAACGTCTTAGAGAGCATGAAGCAAATCCAGAACAAGGCTCTGCATGGAAAGAAGTAAAGACTAGGATATTGAAGAAAAAATGA
- a CDS encoding U32 family peptidase yields the protein MSTLYSQCKKPELLSPAGNRECFFAAVENGADAVYFGLENFSARAGAQNFTLEGASKVIAYAHKRSVKVYIALNTLIKTHELERVIDLLVALEELQPDALILQDMGLLYLIRSQFSQFNLHASTQMTIHNLAGVRQLEKTGFKRVVLARELSVDEIRHISRNTSIETEVFVHGALCYSYSGLCFFSSMIGGRSGNRGRCAQPCRMCYKSPSGEGGYLFSMKDLLTLSRINDLMTAGVHSFKIEGRMKSPEYVAVVTNTYRQAIDGKLQDRNEAISRIKTVFSRETTHAYLFQDSNQRIKKSTNTKSAQHRVKGTTPYGGGTRKVINFTSPLSPPSQGGEGRVVIKSPESPLDIEQLPNHNQVKPADMINPSYPANIGSYAGEVIRSEKGSIVIRADANIGVRDLLQVFENFRGKPTLLHVKNIKVNGKRVFGVRAGEIAAIDSGQKFTPGAKLSIISSQKVNEAFASKIPKKLIPCKVPVDLEVKIRTDGVSIGGTVKQISLTKDYHVKLEKGMNRVIGEEQIRDVFSRLGETLFELASIHADISEKLFVPLSVLNDIRRDYFQNLWEVWQKERERRSQEIKQWAKKKCIDNTIAHHSRNPMPPLFPHFARGDTGGCKETFQEKRFSPGNTIDGNGGFGDDIFHDRIRLSLKVDKLHYLNHISLEKIYKIYIVLSNELLTVLVPTKKTETNPLPSPPNEGGDKEGVKSLSSDEITTNSMRENNVINTLSKFRDKVVFSLPVIMRDMGNTFGTYGYFKKAVQALIAQGYRQFQLSNLGALDLFGGEDVQLYADYSLYCLNPLSAMKLRELGFTRYTLSPEDDKENLQTLFSANADVIVYHDTPLFTSETCVWANMKRTCPRISQCGFRQVMVENEHGDRFTAINERCKTVVIGERPFSITHLIPKLLDAGQRDFRIDLCYRDYKPEMIEDIFLNFQKKSKIKNSMIGNFERGLL from the coding sequence ATGTCTACCCTTTATTCCCAATGTAAAAAACCAGAACTACTCTCTCCAGCCGGTAATAGGGAGTGTTTTTTTGCTGCTGTTGAAAATGGGGCTGATGCCGTTTATTTTGGTTTAGAAAATTTCAGCGCCCGTGCAGGAGCACAAAACTTTACCCTTGAGGGTGCCAGCAAGGTCATCGCTTATGCCCATAAGAGGTCTGTTAAGGTTTATATCGCCTTGAATACATTGATCAAAACACACGAACTGGAAAGGGTGATTGATCTTCTTGTTGCACTGGAAGAACTACAACCCGATGCCCTGATCCTCCAGGATATGGGTCTTCTCTATTTGATACGATCCCAATTCTCCCAATTCAATCTCCACGCCAGCACACAGATGACCATTCACAACCTTGCCGGGGTTAGACAACTGGAAAAGACGGGATTTAAACGGGTCGTTCTGGCCAGGGAACTATCGGTTGATGAAATAAGACATATTTCCCGAAATACCTCAATAGAGACAGAAGTCTTTGTCCACGGGGCATTGTGTTATTCCTACTCAGGGCTCTGCTTTTTTAGCAGTATGATAGGTGGTCGTAGCGGAAACCGAGGGAGATGCGCGCAGCCATGCAGGATGTGTTATAAATCTCCATCGGGCGAAGGAGGGTATCTTTTTTCTATGAAAGACCTCCTCACCCTTTCCCGGATAAACGATTTAATGACGGCAGGTGTCCATTCATTCAAGATCGAAGGGCGTATGAAATCACCGGAATACGTGGCGGTGGTGACAAATACGTATCGCCAGGCAATTGACGGCAAGCTGCAAGATAGAAACGAGGCCATCAGCAGGATAAAGACCGTATTCAGCCGTGAGACAACACATGCATACTTATTTCAGGATAGTAATCAGCGAATTAAAAAAAGTACAAATACCAAATCTGCTCAACATCGAGTGAAAGGCACCACTCCTTACGGAGGAGGGACACGAAAAGTTATTAATTTTACCTCCCCTTTATCCCCTCCTTCGCAAGGAGGGGAAGGAAGGGTGGTTATAAAATCCCCAGAGAGTCCGTTGGATATTGAGCAATTGCCAAATCACAATCAGGTCAAGCCTGCGGATATGATCAATCCATCTTATCCTGCAAACATTGGTTCTTATGCCGGAGAGGTAATAAGGTCGGAAAAGGGCTCCATAGTGATAAGAGCAGATGCCAATATTGGTGTGAGGGATTTATTACAGGTGTTTGAAAATTTTCGGGGAAAACCCACCTTGCTGCATGTTAAGAACATTAAGGTAAATGGGAAAAGGGTATTTGGTGTCAGGGCAGGCGAAATTGCCGCTATCGATTCTGGACAAAAATTTACGCCAGGCGCAAAGCTCTCTATAATTTCTTCCCAAAAGGTCAATGAGGCGTTTGCCTCAAAAATTCCTAAAAAACTTATTCCCTGTAAGGTACCGGTGGATTTGGAAGTCAAAATAAGAACCGATGGGGTATCCATAGGGGGAACGGTAAAGCAAATTTCGCTTACCAAAGATTATCATGTGAAACTTGAGAAGGGAATGAACCGGGTAATTGGGGAAGAACAGATAAGGGACGTCTTTTCTCGTCTGGGTGAGACACTATTTGAGCTGGCGAGCATTCATGCAGATATTTCTGAAAAATTATTTGTCCCATTAAGTGTATTAAACGATATCCGGAGAGATTATTTCCAAAACCTTTGGGAAGTATGGCAAAAGGAGAGGGAACGGAGGTCTCAAGAGATAAAGCAATGGGCAAAGAAAAAATGTATCGATAATACTATAGCGCACCATAGTCGCAACCCAATGCCCCCTCTCTTTCCCCATTTCGCAAGGGGGGACACAGGGGGGTGTAAAGAAACATTCCAGGAAAAGAGGTTTTCTCCAGGTAATACAATAGATGGGAATGGGGGTTTTGGGGACGATATTTTTCATGATAGAATTCGGCTTTCCCTGAAGGTAGATAAATTACATTATTTGAACCATATTTCCTTAGAAAAGATTTATAAAATCTATATTGTATTATCAAACGAACTCCTCACGGTTCTTGTGCCAACAAAAAAGACTGAAACGAATCCCCTCCCCTCTCCCCCTAACGAAGGGGGAGATAAAGAGGGGGTGAAAAGTCTATCCTCGGATGAGATCACTACCAACTCAATGAGAGAAAATAACGTCATAAATACCTTGTCAAAATTTAGAGACAAGGTTGTTTTCTCATTACCGGTCATTATGCGTGACATGGGAAATACTTTCGGGACTTATGGGTATTTTAAAAAGGCCGTGCAGGCGTTGATTGCACAGGGTTACCGACAATTCCAGCTTTCTAATCTAGGTGCTTTAGACTTATTTGGGGGAGAAGACGTGCAATTGTATGCTGACTATTCCCTGTATTGCCTGAATCCGCTTTCTGCAATGAAATTGAGGGAATTGGGGTTTACCCGATATACCTTGTCCCCTGAGGACGACAAAGAGAATCTGCAGACGCTATTTTCTGCTAACGCAGACGTGATCGTCTATCACGATACGCCGCTCTTTACATCAGAAACCTGCGTATGGGCCAATATGAAAAGAACATGCCCTAGAATAAGCCAATGCGGTTTCAGGCAGGTAATGGTAGAAAATGAACATGGTGACCGGTTTACAGCTATAAATGAGCGGTGTAAGACGGTCGTTATTGGCGAACGACCATTCTCCATTACCCATCTTATTCCAAAACTCCTCGATGCCGGACAGAGGGATTTCAGGATTGATCTGTGTTACCGGGATTATAAGCCGGAGATGATAGAGGACATATTCCTGAATTTTCAAAAGAAGAGCAAGATTAAAAATTCAATGATAGGAAATTTCGAGAGGGGGTTGTTATAG
- the guaB gene encoding IMP dehydrogenase, with protein MSPNGLDAKTFFERQGGITYNDFILLPGHIDFTLDQIGLETNLTRNIKVKRPVVSSPMDTVTESRMAISMAMLGGIGIIHYNNSIEEQVKEVRRVKRFENGFITEPVVLSPNHTIRDVDTLKETYGFSGIPITEDGTLNSKLVGIVTKRDIDFEENRTKKLKEVMTTQLVTAPAGISLAEGNRILKESKKGKLPLVDKQGRLVSLMSRTDLLKNEDFPFASKNRDKQLLVGAALSTREDDKERLAELVKAGVDVIVIDSSQGDSVFQINTIKYIKQKYPQLDVVGGNVVTAKQCKSLIDAGVDALRIGMGSGSICITQDTLAVGRAQGSAVYHTAKFSKEYANIPVIADGGIANIGHIVKALSLGASTVMMGGLLAGTSESPGEYFYEGGVRVKKYRGMASHEAMEKGGGKRYLSVEDRIKVAQGVTGTVVDKGSAIHLVQYLMQSLLHSLQELGLRNIQELHNGLYEGTLRFEMRSPSAQTEGAVHNLYSFKEPHLGLLRMGR; from the coding sequence ATGTCACCCAACGGACTGGACGCCAAAACATTTTTTGAACGCCAGGGGGGAATCACCTATAATGATTTTATCCTGCTGCCAGGTCATATTGACTTTACTCTCGACCAGATCGGTCTTGAAACCAACTTGACCCGTAACATAAAGGTCAAAAGACCCGTGGTGAGCTCTCCCATGGATACCGTAACTGAATCAAGGATGGCTATCAGTATGGCCATGCTTGGGGGTATCGGTATCATTCATTACAACAACAGTATTGAGGAACAGGTGAAAGAAGTGCGTCGGGTCAAAAGATTCGAGAATGGATTTATTACAGAACCTGTAGTCCTCAGCCCAAACCACACCATCCGGGATGTAGACACCCTCAAAGAAACCTATGGCTTTTCAGGTATCCCAATTACTGAGGATGGCACATTAAACTCGAAACTTGTTGGTATCGTAACCAAGAGGGATATTGATTTTGAGGAAAACCGAACTAAAAAATTAAAAGAGGTGATGACCACCCAATTGGTTACTGCACCAGCCGGTATTTCCCTTGCCGAGGGGAACCGAATACTCAAAGAAAGCAAGAAGGGAAAACTTCCCCTTGTTGATAAGCAAGGCCGTCTTGTATCTCTCATGAGTCGTACCGATTTATTGAAGAATGAGGACTTCCCCTTTGCATCGAAAAACAGGGACAAACAACTCCTCGTTGGGGCAGCGCTTTCTACACGGGAAGATGATAAAGAACGACTAGCTGAACTGGTGAAAGCAGGTGTCGATGTTATCGTTATTGATTCATCACAGGGTGATTCTGTTTTTCAAATTAACACGATCAAATACATCAAGCAAAAATACCCGCAGCTCGATGTGGTGGGAGGAAATGTAGTCACCGCCAAACAGTGCAAATCATTGATTGATGCAGGCGTCGATGCCCTTCGTATCGGCATGGGCAGCGGGTCTATCTGTATTACACAGGACACCCTTGCGGTGGGAAGGGCTCAGGGCTCGGCTGTGTACCATACTGCAAAATTCTCTAAAGAATACGCCAACATCCCTGTTATTGCGGATGGTGGCATAGCTAATATTGGGCACATTGTAAAGGCATTGTCTCTGGGTGCCAGCACGGTTATGATGGGAGGCTTGCTTGCCGGTACCAGTGAATCCCCCGGTGAATATTTTTACGAAGGTGGGGTTCGTGTGAAAAAATATCGGGGTATGGCGTCCCATGAAGCCATGGAAAAAGGAGGAGGAAAAAGGTATCTTTCTGTAGAAGACCGGATAAAAGTTGCACAGGGTGTTACCGGTACGGTTGTAGATAAGGGGTCAGCCATCCATCTTGTTCAATACCTGATGCAAAGCCTGCTCCATTCATTGCAGGAGCTTGGGCTCAGAAACATTCAAGAACTTCATAACGGACTCTACGAAGGTACACTCCGTTTTGAAATGCGGTCACCATCAGCACAAACGGAAGGTGCCGTCCACAACCTTTACTCCTTTAAGGAACCGCACCTGGGTTTGTTACGAATGGGGAGATAA
- a CDS encoding CCA tRNA nucleotidyltransferase, with the protein MTVKQNAIEIVKSLHEHGYKAFFAGGCVRDMIMGKESADYDIATNALPQDVMKLFEKTIPVGVQFGVVIVVKNSHNFEVATFRTEGSYSDGRHPDYVAFCTPEDDVKRRDFTINGLLYDPIKNEILDYVGGREDISQGIIRTIGNPIERFTEDKLRMIRAVRFACRFHFPIHTDTKQAIIQLAKNIHVVSAERIREELEKILTGPNPHIGIKLLDELHLLQEVLPEVSNMKGVRQPENFHPEGDVFVHTLLCLSKLAPVTEQGMEKPSFTLAMGVLLHDIGKTVTFEELDRIRFNLHEKVGADMAAKICDRLKTSNAEKERIVWLVLKHLYFKDAQKMRLNKLKRLFANEGYPELAELCRIDALSSCGDLSDYHYCQEMFSKLTHEEVKPKPLITGHDLIAMGLRPGPVFKDILTKIEDEQLDGNVTTKDAAIEVIRALISQMKTVLK; encoded by the coding sequence ATGACCGTTAAACAAAACGCTATAGAAATCGTAAAATCTCTGCACGAACACGGCTATAAAGCTTTTTTTGCAGGTGGTTGTGTGCGCGACATGATCATGGGGAAGGAATCGGCCGATTATGACATTGCCACCAATGCACTTCCCCAGGATGTCATGAAACTCTTTGAGAAGACCATCCCTGTTGGTGTACAGTTTGGCGTAGTAATCGTTGTTAAAAATAGTCACAACTTCGAGGTAGCCACCTTCCGCACGGAAGGTTCTTACAGCGATGGACGTCATCCTGATTACGTAGCCTTTTGTACCCCAGAAGACGATGTAAAGCGAAGAGACTTCACCATCAACGGTCTGCTGTACGATCCCATAAAGAATGAGATACTCGATTACGTTGGCGGACGCGAGGACATTTCTCAGGGGATTATCCGAACTATCGGAAATCCCATCGAACGATTCACCGAAGACAAGCTGCGTATGATACGGGCTGTCCGCTTTGCATGCCGTTTTCATTTCCCCATTCATACCGATACAAAACAGGCGATTATTCAACTTGCAAAGAATATTCATGTAGTCAGCGCTGAACGCATACGGGAAGAACTGGAAAAGATATTAACAGGTCCTAATCCGCATATCGGCATCAAACTCCTGGACGAACTCCATCTCTTGCAAGAGGTATTGCCAGAGGTATCCAACATGAAAGGAGTGCGACAGCCTGAAAATTTTCATCCTGAAGGAGACGTCTTCGTCCACACCCTCTTGTGCCTGTCCAAACTTGCCCCTGTTACTGAACAGGGGATGGAAAAACCATCATTCACATTAGCCATGGGGGTGTTATTACACGATATCGGTAAAACCGTTACGTTTGAGGAGTTGGATCGGATTCGGTTCAATCTGCACGAAAAAGTGGGTGCTGATATGGCTGCAAAGATTTGTGATCGACTGAAGACATCAAATGCTGAAAAAGAGCGGATTGTCTGGCTTGTCCTGAAACATTTATATTTTAAAGATGCCCAAAAGATGCGACTGAACAAACTCAAGAGACTCTTTGCAAATGAAGGCTATCCGGAACTGGCGGAGTTATGCAGGATTGATGCCCTTTCAAGCTGCGGTGACCTATCAGATTATCATTACTGTCAGGAGATGTTCAGCAAACTGACCCACGAAGAGGTCAAACCCAAACCACTGATTACCGGACACGACCTCATTGCCATGGGACTCAGACCCGGTCCTGTGTTTAAAGACATTTTAACAAAAATTGAAGACGAACAACTCGATGGCAACGTTACAACGAAGGATGCCGCCATTGAGGTGATCAGAGCATTGATTTCTCAAATGAAAACTGTACTCAAGTAA
- the nth gene encoding endonuclease III, with protein MSEERVKKILSLLEKAYPDARLVLHYKNPLELLVATILAAQCTDERVNKVTETLFKKYKTARDYANEKQAIFEQEIRTTGFYKNKAKNIIACAKELVERFKGNVPDTMEDLVTLPGVGRKTASVLLGNVFGRPAIAVDTHVFRVSHRLELARSNDPDKVEQELCKIIPQEKWTRSCLVLGTHGRRTCIARKPLCNECAVEKLCNSPEKTYNSK; from the coding sequence ATGTCAGAAGAACGTGTAAAAAAGATACTATCACTCCTTGAAAAGGCATACCCGGATGCAAGGCTTGTACTCCATTACAAAAATCCTCTGGAATTACTTGTTGCTACCATCCTTGCCGCACAGTGTACCGATGAAAGGGTCAATAAAGTAACAGAAACACTGTTCAAAAAATACAAGACAGCGCGGGATTATGCCAATGAGAAGCAAGCGATCTTTGAGCAGGAAATCCGCACTACTGGTTTTTATAAAAATAAGGCAAAAAACATTATTGCCTGCGCGAAAGAACTCGTCGAAAGATTTAAAGGGAATGTACCCGATACCATGGAAGACCTCGTAACCTTGCCAGGGGTAGGAAGAAAAACTGCCAGTGTGCTCTTAGGAAATGTCTTTGGGAGACCGGCCATAGCCGTGGATACCCATGTCTTCCGCGTTTCTCATCGCCTAGAACTTGCCAGGTCTAACGATCCGGACAAGGTCGAACAGGAACTCTGCAAGATCATTCCCCAGGAAAAATGGACACGATCATGCCTTGTCCTGGGAACCCACGGACGACGCACCTGCATTGCACGAAAGCCACTCTGCAATGAATGCGCAGTGGAAAAGTTGTGCAACTCGCCGGAAAAAACGTACAACAGCAAATAG
- the trpS gene encoding tryptophan--tRNA ligase encodes MKKRLFSGIQPSGDVHIGNYLGAIKNWVRMIDQYDCIFCIVDYHAITIEYKPEEMQKRILNAAAVNISAGLDPERCIIFVQSYVPEHTELAWILNTVTPMGHLERMTQFKDKSKQHRENINAGLFTYPVLQAADILLYKGEAVPVGEDQVQHIELAREIARKFNMRYGETFPEPAEVLSEAPRIMGLDGKTKMSKSLGNYISLVETPESIWKKLSTAVTDENRKRRTDPGNPDICNLFTLHKHFSKKDQIDRINVVCRSAEIGCIECKKILSDNIVEALAPIRMRYEQLIHDPDYLLELLHASAKKCKGMAENTMVEVKKKMGLM; translated from the coding sequence ATGAAAAAGCGATTATTTAGCGGGATTCAACCCAGCGGGGACGTACACATCGGCAACTACCTGGGGGCTATCAAGAACTGGGTGCGGATGATTGATCAGTACGACTGCATCTTTTGCATCGTGGATTATCATGCAATTACCATTGAATATAAGCCTGAAGAGATGCAAAAGCGTATCCTGAACGCTGCGGCTGTTAATATTTCGGCAGGGCTTGATCCGGAACGGTGCATCATCTTTGTCCAGTCCTACGTACCCGAACACACGGAACTCGCCTGGATACTCAACACGGTAACCCCCATGGGTCATTTGGAACGCATGACCCAATTTAAAGACAAGTCAAAGCAGCACAGGGAAAATATCAATGCAGGATTATTTACATATCCTGTTTTGCAAGCTGCGGATATCCTCCTTTACAAAGGTGAAGCCGTACCCGTAGGCGAGGATCAGGTACAGCACATTGAACTGGCACGGGAGATTGCCCGAAAGTTTAATATGAGATACGGAGAAACATTTCCCGAACCGGCCGAAGTCCTTTCAGAAGCCCCGCGGATTATGGGGCTCGATGGCAAAACCAAGATGAGCAAGAGCCTGGGAAATTATATCTCACTTGTGGAAACCCCTGAATCGATCTGGAAGAAACTCTCCACGGCGGTAACCGATGAGAACAGAAAGAGACGCACCGACCCCGGCAATCCCGACATCTGCAACCTCTTCACCTTGCATAAGCATTTTTCCAAAAAAGACCAGATTGATCGTATCAACGTAGTGTGCCGCTCTGCAGAAATCGGCTGTATCGAATGCAAAAAGATCTTGTCTGATAATATCGTTGAAGCCCTGGCTCCCATCCGCATGAGGTACGAGCAATTGATACATGACCCAGATTATCTCTTAGAACTATTGCATGCCAGTGCAAAGAAATGTAAGGGTATGGCAGAAAACACCATGGTTGAAGTGAAAAAGAAGATGGGGTTGATGTAA
- the argS gene encoding arginine--tRNA ligase: MDYFIKNIVSVLKEGTNLPEHEIEKLIEIPPDFKMGDYAFPCYTLSKILKKSPNIIATELSDTLHTIPPITEIKAVGPYINFFVDKVTLSELALKIISKERDGYGNKTLGKGKTVVIDFSSPNIAKHLAVHHLRSALIGNAICNIYKTLGYTCVGINHLGDWGTQFGQLIVAYKMWGSENAHKSYTVTDLNNLYVKFHQEAEKNPGLEDEARAWFKKLESGDFEAKDLWQHFKDISLKEFQKIYDMLGIHFDAFVGESFYNTMVEDTITRIKEKGLTRVSEQALIVDLEPYNMPPCLLRKKDDTTLYATRDIAAAEYRKKTYDFDRMIYVVGSEQKLHFHQFFKVLELMGYDWASRCVHVDFGLMKFKDGKMSTRKGKVILLEDLLIEAVERVKKIIEEKNPSLENKETVAKEVGIGAVIFADLCTKRSKDVVFDWDEVLNFEGETGPYIQYTHARLCSILRKYGKPVTADIQFELLKEDEAIILIKYLGQYPTVIMKAAEFYEPSLICNYLIDVCGSLNRFYNAHRVLSDDVELTKARILLVDATGQVIKNGLKILGMQTPDRM, encoded by the coding sequence ATGGATTATTTTATAAAGAATATCGTATCGGTATTGAAAGAGGGAACAAACCTTCCAGAACACGAAATAGAAAAACTTATTGAAATACCCCCTGACTTCAAAATGGGTGATTACGCCTTCCCCTGCTACACCCTCTCAAAAATATTGAAAAAGTCCCCGAACATCATCGCCACAGAACTGTCGGATACATTACATACCATTCCCCCAATCACAGAGATAAAGGCCGTTGGCCCTTATATAAACTTTTTCGTGGACAAAGTAACATTATCAGAGCTAGCGTTGAAAATTATTTCCAAAGAACGCGACGGATACGGTAATAAGACCCTTGGCAAAGGAAAGACGGTTGTTATCGACTTCTCTTCTCCAAACATTGCAAAACACCTTGCCGTTCACCACCTTCGATCCGCACTGATAGGAAATGCCATTTGCAATATTTATAAAACCCTTGGTTATACCTGCGTTGGGATCAATCACCTTGGCGATTGGGGAACCCAATTTGGGCAATTGATTGTTGCTTATAAAATGTGGGGAAGTGAAAATGCCCATAAGTCTTACACCGTTACCGATCTGAATAACCTTTACGTAAAATTTCATCAGGAGGCAGAAAAGAATCCGGGTTTAGAAGACGAGGCAAGGGCATGGTTCAAAAAGCTCGAGTCCGGAGATTTTGAGGCAAAAGACCTCTGGCAGCACTTCAAGGACATCAGCTTAAAAGAATTTCAGAAGATTTACGATATGCTTGGGATACACTTCGATGCCTTCGTCGGTGAGAGTTTTTACAATACGATGGTTGAAGATACCATAACGAGGATTAAAGAAAAGGGACTAACCAGGGTTAGCGAGCAGGCACTGATCGTCGATTTGGAGCCTTACAACATGCCCCCATGTCTTCTTCGCAAAAAAGACGATACCACGCTTTACGCCACCCGCGATATTGCAGCCGCAGAATACAGGAAGAAGACCTACGACTTTGACAGGATGATTTACGTGGTCGGTTCTGAGCAAAAGCTGCATTTTCATCAGTTTTTCAAGGTTTTGGAGTTAATGGGATACGACTGGGCAAGCCGTTGTGTACATGTGGATTTTGGACTCATGAAATTTAAAGACGGCAAGATGTCTACCCGCAAGGGAAAAGTCATTTTACTGGAGGACCTGTTAATTGAAGCCGTTGAACGGGTCAAAAAAATTATTGAGGAGAAGAATCCATCATTGGAAAATAAAGAGACCGTGGCAAAGGAAGTGGGCATTGGGGCCGTCATCTTCGCCGATCTCTGCACGAAACGCAGCAAGGACGTAGTCTTTGATTGGGATGAGGTACTAAATTTCGAGGGTGAAACAGGCCCTTATATCCAGTATACCCATGCCCGTCTCTGCAGTATCCTGAGAAAATATGGGAAGCCTGTAACGGCAGACATACAATTTGAATTATTGAAAGAAGATGAGGCTATCATCCTGATAAAATATTTAGGGCAATATCCCACGGTAATCATGAAGGCAGCCGAATTTTACGAACCCTCTTTGATCTGCAATTATCTCATTGATGTGTGTGGCAGTCTGAACAGATTTTATAATGCCCATCGCGTCTTGTCGGATGATGTGGAACTGACCAAGGCAAGAATATTGCTGGTAGATGCCACAGGTCAAGTTATAAAGAACGGCTTAAAAATCCTTGGGATGCAAACGCCAGATCGGATGTAA
- a CDS encoding HNH endonuclease yields the protein MNQFYNISPGYDLAQRLVKSVYGMAGYYDYAGPCYLGPVDRDYWATAATPHKWTLLHSAIFDFEKASIDQELDVLPLKENVEFFSNYIKLSGVLPPNWLNEAEIDLHFDNFQQMLGTSIKITAEAAFQLLFRDVEFLFEFQKLIRDTLKESEHALGTEWLNNEGQFHRPNYLPRWLEKAIYHRDIGHCRSCGQDVSGEVFHYNQYHLDHMLPLSQGGCNDPTNFQLLCKECNLSKGGQLIQPTNRELRFWKAENTEP from the coding sequence ATGAATCAATTCTACAACATCTCCCCTGGCTATGATCTTGCTCAAAGGCTTGTAAAATCCGTCTACGGCATGGCTGGATACTATGACTATGCGGGGCCGTGCTATTTAGGACCAGTAGACAGAGACTACTGGGCGACAGCAGCAACGCCGCATAAATGGACGCTGTTGCACTCAGCAATCTTTGACTTTGAGAAGGCAAGTATTGACCAAGAACTCGATGTGCTGCCTTTGAAGGAAAACGTCGAGTTTTTTTCGAACTACATAAAATTATCTGGCGTCTTGCCGCCAAATTGGCTCAACGAGGCTGAAATAGATTTACACTTTGATAATTTTCAACAGATGCTGGGAACGAGTATAAAGATAACAGCAGAGGCAGCTTTCCAACTGCTCTTTCGGGATGTCGAGTTTCTTTTCGAGTTCCAGAAACTGATCCGGGATACTCTCAAAGAATCAGAGCATGCGCTAGGCACTGAATGGCTCAACAACGAGGGGCAATTCCACAGACCAAATTACCTGCCCAGATGGCTTGAGAAAGCTATTTACCATCGGGATATAGGGCATTGCCGCTCCTGTGGCCAAGACGTTTCTGGTGAAGTATTTCATTACAATCAGTATCACCTTGACCATATGCTTCCGTTATCACAGGGGGGCTGTAACGATCCCACAAATTTTCAATTATTGTGCAAAGAGTGCAACCTTTCCAAAGGCGGACAGTTGATACAACCGACAAACAGGGAATTGCGTTTCTGGAAAGCAGAAAATACCGAACCATAG